The sequence GGTCCATGGACCTTAACAACAGGCGCTATTTCTACAGTTATTGCCAATTTTAATCGCATTAAAGGCAAAGACGTATTTCAAACTGAAGCTTCAGTAAACCGCGGAAATTCAGGCGGTCCATTATTAAACAATTCGGGTAACATGATTGGTATTAATACCATGATTGCAAGGCAAGGTGCTGATGGTGTCACAATTACAGGTGTTAATTTTGCGTTAAAATCTTCAGTTGCGGTTAAATGGCTTGCTGGTCAAGGGATGGGGCTTGCCTATGCAAAAACCGCAGAATCAAAACCAACTGTTGTAGCGGCTGCAGAACCATCATTACCTAAAGCTAGTACAGCTCCTGCTGAACCAACTACAACGACTTCTACTGGTGAAAGTAATAGTCACTCTGATGGTACTGGTAATAATACTGCTAACCAAAATCAGGCAGATAAGCCACAATCGACTATAGTTGTCGTAGAACCGATACCCAAAAAAGAAGAAACAGTGAAATTAAAGCAAGAGGGTAAAGAATTAGGCCAGACCAAGAGCAAAGAGAAGATCGTATCTGGAAAACCACTTGATCCAAATAAGGCTAAGCCAAAATATATAACGAAAAAGCGCCCCTACAACCTTGATGAATTGCGTAGACAACAAATGAAAGAGCTTGAAGATATAATGGATGAGATGCGAGGTAAGGTAAAACGCTCACGTAAAAGTGGCGATGACATGGGTTTATGGTAGAAAAAATCTTTTACTAGCATCACCTGAAGTAATAGCAGTATCTAAAAAAAGCAGCATCAACAAACAGGGGATTACTTTCATGCGCTTCGGAGCTATTTTTGTAGTGAGTTTGATGAGTTTGTCTTTGATCGGTACAACTGGATGTGGACCTAAAAGAAAGGTTGCTCGTGTAGCTACCAACACTCAAACCGATTTATCAGGTAAATGGAATGATACCGATGCTCGTTTAACTTCTGAAGCTATGATTAAAGACTGTTTTGCAAGGCCATGGCTAAAGAGGTTTACCAAAGAAAATGATCGTCCTCCGAAGATGCGTGTTTGGAAGATTATTAACAAAACCGATGAACACATTGATGCGCAAGTATTTATTAAGAATCTTGAACGAGCTATGGTTAATAGCGGTTTAGTTGATGTTATTGCGCAAAAGGGTAGTGAGCTAAGCTCGGTAAATGAAGAGCAAGACTATGGCGCTAGTGGCAGAGTCTCAGATGACTCAGCCCCAAGTATTGGCAATCAACTTGGCGCGGATTTTGTTTTAGTTGGGCGTATGGCTTCTATTCTCGACCAAGTAGAAGGAACGCAGGCCAAACTGTATAAAATCACACTTGAACTTATTGACGCCAATAGCGCACGAAAAGTGTGGATGGGTGATCATGAGATCAAGAAAGTAATTGAGCAATCAAGCGCGAGTTGGTAAGCCATGAACCAACTTAAACGTTTTATGCTCAAGTTTTGGGGCACGTATTTTATATTGCTTCTTTTAGTTTCAGGCTGTGGCGGTCTGAATATGGAGAAGCATTATCAAAAAATGCGTGGCCAAATGGTTGCACGCGACTATGACGATGCCTCTAAGTACCTAGACAAAGTTAAACAAGACTTCTACGGTGAGAAAAATCGACTTTTGTTCTATATGGACAAAGGGATGGTTTTGCATCTTGCAGGTAAATACAAGGAGTCTAATCAGTTTCTTGAGAAAGCTAAAACTACAGCGCAAGATTTGTGGACCGAAAGTGTTGGTTCTAACGCGGCTGCATGGATTACAACGGATAATGCTCTTCCTTACCAAGGTGAGGATTTTGAAAAAGTATTTATTCATTTTGTTGCAGCTTTAAATTTTATC is a genomic window of Deltaproteobacteria bacterium containing:
- a CDS encoding trypsin-like peptidase domain-containing protein, whose translation is MKAMSFLVALVFCSVSTIAWALTPKEIYKKSGPAVVLILGSDDGKTGSGGTGSIITQEGKVITNAHVVLNHNNQPFKILYVFLKPDKITGDNSKDLVNRFKARVLRYSVPNELDLALLQIENPPADLATVAFGDPNKVEVGDDSIAIGCPEQGGPWTLTTGAISTVIANFNRIKGKDVFQTEASVNRGNSGGPLLNNSGNMIGINTMIARQGADGVTITGVNFALKSSVAVKWLAGQGMGLAYAKTAESKPTVVAAAEPSLPKASTAPAEPTTTTSTGESNSHSDGTGNNTANQNQADKPQSTIVVVEPIPKKEETVKLKQEGKELGQTKSKEKIVSGKPLDPNKAKPKYITKKRPYNLDELRRQQMKELEDIMDEMRGKVKRSRKSGDDMGLW
- a CDS encoding penicillin-binding protein activator LpoB, yielding MRFGAIFVVSLMSLSLIGTTGCGPKRKVARVATNTQTDLSGKWNDTDARLTSEAMIKDCFARPWLKRFTKENDRPPKMRVWKIINKTDEHIDAQVFIKNLERAMVNSGLVDVIAQKGSELSSVNEEQDYGASGRVSDDSAPSIGNQLGADFVLVGRMASILDQVEGTQAKLYKITLELIDANSARKVWMGDHEIKKVIEQSSASW